Below is a genomic region from Verrucomicrobiales bacterium.
CGGCCCACCTCCGGGCAGGTCACGATCCAAAATTCCAACCTGTACGAACTGTCGGCCCGCGCCCGCGCCTCGTTCCGCGCCCGCGCCATCGGATTCGTTTTCCAAATGTTCCATCTCGTGCCCTATCTGACCGTGCGGGAAAACGTATTGCTGTCCGACTGGGGATCAGCCTCCACCACACAGCAATCGCGAGCAGACCAACTGATTGGGGAACTTGGGTTGAGCGCACGGGCACACCACATCCCAGGCAAGCTCAGCACCGGGGAACGTCAACGCGCCGCGATCGCCCGCGCGCTGCTGCATCAGCCAAAGGTAATTCTGGCGGACGAGCCTACCGGGAACCTCGATCCGGACAAT
It encodes:
- a CDS encoding ABC transporter ATP-binding protein yields the protein MVRLDNVSKLYRTPQGEVRSLDAVSLQVNAGEFVVIRGPSGCGKTTLLLTIGAMLRPTSGQVTIQNSNLYELSARARASFRARAIGFVFQMFHLVPYLTVRENVLLSDWGSASTTQQSRADQLIGELGLSARAHHIPGKLSTGERQRAAIARALLHQPKVILADEPTGNLDPDNAREVFRHLKTFHQCGGTLIVVTHGSVENLGADRIVNLKAGKVENE